The sequence below is a genomic window from Entelurus aequoreus isolate RoL-2023_Sb linkage group LG15, RoL_Eaeq_v1.1, whole genome shotgun sequence.
atattttaatattgtttttaatattgttgtgcagcactttggaaacattttgttgtttaaatgtgctatataaataaagtggattggattggattgtcacacttgccagcttgtcccatttcagtcctaacatgtccaaacacgcatttacctctgtgaacaagtcattacctgtggttgtctctttaattgactgcatggctgccagctactccgtgatttgaaagtctgcagttatcccacgtaagaagatgagcagttgggcggtgtcacgtacatcgcagatcTCATCCAattaaagccagcgaaaaacagtccatgtctccgggcatacagcgcaacagagtccaataagcactccttaataaactctccgtcagaaaacgccttactttttctggcgcttttgtgagaaatgacgaaacttgtcctgacagctgcatctctgggggtgtgacatttggcaaaaagtccttgttgggtttgcagttttaccattaacgcatcagcctcccttgcgcgcgcttcatcagacagattccggtattttccctcgtgcttcgtcatgtagtgacgattcaaatgatattctttaaacacagcaacatgtgtaccacaagttaagcacacggctttacctttaagttctgtaaagaaatacttggcagtccatgtcttgttgaaaacacaccattcgtcatcaacttttctctttttagcatctcatcacttgtcgctgtgcaccttccctcacaggttacacacggacatacgcccataaataacacttttcaaaataaaagcagcacagttgtattgcgcgcacgacatagatgttttttaaactttattttgtcatgtgTGATtgcgcacacgcgcatacgtccacacggaagtaatacaaataatgcttttcaaaacaatagcaccgttgtattgcacactcgacatagatactttttaaaatgtattttgtaatttatgattggcctcacgcgggccggacagggatgcacaaagggccggatgcggcccgcagaatgcccaggtctggtctaaaacatacttgccaacccttccgattttcctgggagactcttAAAttacagtgcccctcccgaaaatctcccggggcaaccattcccccgaatttctcccgatttccacccggacaacaatattgggggcgtgccttaaaggcactgcctttagcgtcctctacaacctgtagtcacgtccgcttttcctccatacaaacagcgtgccggcccagtcacataataaatgcggcttttacacagaCATAAACGAATGCAAGgcctacttgatcaacagccatacaggtcagactgagggtgtccgtataaacaactttaacactgttatgaatatgcgccacactgtgaacccacaccaaacaagaatgacaaacacatttcgggagaacatccgcaccgtaacacaacataaacacaacagaacaaatacccagaaccccttgcagcactaactcttccgggacgctacaatatacacccccgctaccaccaaacctcttTGTTTGGACACTAGATCCCGCAGGAAATCGACGAGTTAGTTACGTGCAAATGAAGACAGTTTAAAAAAGTACCGAATCATACGAGGTACTGCTGTGTTTATGTCACTATTGTGGTTTCACTTCGTCGTAATAATGAGGAAGTTGACATAAGCGGATCAAATGTTCATAGAATTGACTACTTTTGCTCTGAAATATTAAAGCAGTTGAATGAATAATAATACGAACATTGTGGACTGTGACCTGGTGGCATTAACAGATTAACAGTTAAACGTGTTACACTGTGTAATATTCTTGAACTTTTTCCCGATAGGTCAGTAAACTGCGAAAAGATGTGGACCGCATGCACATGTCAGACTCAAACAACATGAAGACTGTGAGAGAGAAACTTCGCAAATTGAAGAACAGCGCTGTCTCTTGTTTGTCCATCCCCAAAGACTTCCGAGGTTTGTTCTCCTTTGGTGTGTTATGTGTAATGCCAATTATTAAGAATCTTAAGGAAATCCTCTTAAAATCTATGGTAATaagtagggatgttccgatcaaggttttatgctgccaattccaATATAAAGTTGCATTTTATTTATGGTGAATACTATTgataatgtaacaatatcaacccaatatttaaactagttccctaTCTGCTTTAGTTACATAcaatttgagcaaaacaaagtaatcagtacacaataactaaacaaaatttaaaaaatgatatatTCTACTCATTCAAGTCCtttgttttttgccctcaaagtcctcctgtgtccagggaattattccctgagtttgtaaacttttaaacaaaaataacagaaAATTGATTATATGAAAATAAATTAGCGATCTAATCACTCAACAATCGATAGTATGACACTGAGCACATTTCTTTTGTTGTTTCTagctagcttagcgattagcacGCCTGTTTTTGGCTTGTTTGCAGTACCAAGTGTGCCACAGTGGTCAGATCGATTtattttatgataaaaaaaatgttttgtcgtttttgtcattgtttacaaactcaggaaataaatccctggacacaggaggactttaggagcaaaaaccaaatgatttaaatcagagccagtagtaggaaattatttaaatatttaattaatatttaattaattgttaCACCACaaccctgtgtttttgtctgattataaatgtgatgggaatatttaattgatactgaaaatttgaagtatcaatatcagcattggtatgaccaatactgcccctttaaccatttggtattggatcgatacccaaattggtAGTATCGCCAAAAACTAAtgtacagaagaataagtgatgatcatattttaacagaagtgtagatatgaaTGATTTAACCAAATTGTGGTGAATTAACAAGTCgattaatagttttgagaaaatgaggtAATATGTTATCGCATACGTCCGCAGTTAAATTacccgttttgaaatggttctattatcatttataccagtggttctcaaactttgttcaccaagtaccacctcagaaaacacgtgGCTCTCCAAGGTCCACcataatgatcaacattaaaatacagtaggcctaagtattcattaaaaacaaggcagaggttttatttaacaagttggCCACcatgacacacagtttgaacagtaacactgtgtttgaatacaggaaaataaaaccatgtactttaatcaaatgattttttggcgtaccactagatggagcttacgtaccaccagtggtacacgtaccagagTTTAAGAATCCCTGatttatacaccaaataatatattgacaTGTATTGGGATATCGATTTTAGGCCGTCCTTCCATTCCTCACACTCCCTTCCTTGTTTTCAGGTACACACAGGTATTGCCTCAATGGTCTCATCACCAACATCAGCCAACCGGTCACAACTAAAATCAGTCCGTACGGGAAGACCTTCATCTCCGGTTCATGGGGTCAACAGACCCAACAGGACAGCGAAGGCCTGAATACCGCCTACTGGGTCCAGCCTTTGGTCCACAGCCATATTTCTGGCAACACCCTTCGAGTTTATCAATCCTACGAAGACTTCATGGCCTCCGCCAACCACAAAGATTACGTCTTTGCTCCGCACAACGTCCACGTCGACGCCATTGAAGGTCCGAGTGCCGTCCTGCACGGAGAGGCTCTGTATTATCACTGCTACCAATCAGCAGATGTTTGTCGCTACGACTTAAACAGCGAAAAGGTAGCGAGGGTCGAACTTCCCGGCATCAAAGCAGGACTCACCAAGAAGTTCCCTTATTGCTATTACGATTGTCGCGCCAGCACCGACGTGGACGTGGAGGTCGATGAGACGGGGCTGTGGGCCCTCTACGCCACGGTCGGTAGCCACGGCAACATCGTGGCGAGCAGACTCTCTTGGGACGACGAAAGCGCAACGCTCAACGTCACCCAGACGTGGGAGACGAGGCTGTTCAAGAGGGCGGTGACCAACGCTTTCATGGTGTGCGGAGTGCTGTACGCGACTCGCTACCTCGACGACCACCGAGAGGAAGTCTTCTACGCGTTTGACACGGCGACAGGAAAGGAGGACAACACGCTGGCGTTGACGCTCGACAAGATCATCGACGGCGTCGCCAGCCTGAGCTTCAACCCCGTCAACCGCCGCCTCTACATGTACAACAATGGCTATCTCCTCGCCTATCAAGCACACTTCTGAAATTAAACACAAATATGCAGTTATGATAATCACCAAGTTGGCTTTATTAAAGAGATGTTTGTCAACCACACAAAAGTATCTTTTCTTCTTCATTTTGTTGTGTTTACAGTAGTACAGTAGGAAGGGAATTTCATTTGGCCTCATTCGTCGCGGTCccaggtgggtagtaacgcgctacatctaccgtattttttataaggcgcactgccgatgaatggtctatttttgatctttattatatacatatacactaccgttcaaaagtttggggtcacattgaaatgtccttatttttgaaggaaaagcactgtacttttcaatgaagataactttaaactagtcttaactttaaagaaatacactctatacattgctaatgtggtaaatgactattctagctgcaaatgtctggtttttggtgcaatatctacataggtgtatagaggcccatttccagaaactatcactccagtgttctaagggtacaatgtgtttgctcattggctcagaaggctaattgatgattagaaaacccttgtgcaatcatgttcacacgtctgaaaacagtttagctcgttacagaagctacaaaactgaccttcctttgagcagattgagtttctggagcatcacatttgtggggtcaattaaacgcacaaaatggccagaaaaagagaactttcatctgaaacttgacagtctattcttgttcttagaaatgaaggctattccacaaaattgtttgggtgaccccaacttttgaacggtagtgtataaggcgcaccggattagagGGTGCATTAAAAACATCTAAAGGCTtaatggccacatgcgtggagagccccttttagctcttatttccgaAATTTGTGTACGCTACTGATTTGGGGTCTTattgccgcttatgtggacacttatactgccatctggtggtgtcagaagagtataacatacaacggaatctggaaaaaaaaagtgtaaaaataagaattagcatgtcactaaacattaagtacacgtttgttacttatggactaagtacatcatatcataagattattcttagtttttattctatttggggtccaataagcccaaatagcaaagacaaatttaaaaaagcatgtaaacaaacagcttgggccttgtattaaagaagtcatattatttttattttttttctaccggtaaatgtaaaacacttccttgtggtctacataacatgtaccgtatttttcggactataagtcgccgtttttttcatagtttggctgggggtgcgacttatactcaggagcgacttatgtgtgaaattattaacacattagcgtaaaatatcaaataatattatttagctcattcacgtaagagactagacgtataagatttcatgggatttagcgattaggagtgacatattgtttggtaaacttatagcatgttctatatgttatagttatttgaatgactcttaccataaaatgttacgttaacgtaccaggcacgttctcagttggttatttatgcctcatataacgtacacttattcagcctgttgttcactattctttatttattttaaattgcctttcaaatgtctattcttggtgttgggttttatcaaataaatttcccccaaaaatgcgacttatactccagtgcgacttatgtttttttccttctttattatgcattttcggccagtgcgacttatactccggagcgacttatagtccgaaaaatacggtaatggtggttctttgtcaaaatgttgcatagactatgttttacagatcatcttcaagtcgctttctgacagtctcttcaggatgcgccgttttgtgggcggtcttatttacggggCTCAccagtcttctccccgtcatctttgttgtagcggtgtagcgtgcaaggacgggagtggaagaagtgtcaaaagatggagctaactgttttaatgacattcagactttacttaaatcaaaaacggagcagcatctcctcatccgccgaaaatgtgttccgtgaaaaacagtccgaccgtaactctctaataactaaagttcctagggtgaataatgtaaactcactacaccggtatgttttagcgctttcatggcagatataagaactttacagtactttatattagaaatgacaacaggggaggatgaatgtcacataacaagaagatagagaaaaagaagaagcttatcgactacagtgtcggCATGGAATCCAAAGGTGgatgcgtgcaatttttcaggacttatgcagatcccaaatacagatcagcaggtactagaaggtaagaaaagctgctttcgcataatattgcgaaacaaaacggcaaataaaatgtcttaccttatacacacaccacaataacactcgtatgttgaagcacagtacaatccatcaagcggtgcggcttcatagcttaccaaagtcgtactaaaacatttttttgtgtaatgttctctattttcaatggaacatataaaatgttggtgttgtttatttgagtcatattgcagtctacgtatCTCTTgtatgtgactgccattatattgcagtctacacgtatctcttatgtttgactgccatctactgttcacacttatcattacactatgtaccaaataaaatagtttcgaggtAGGTAAGCAAAACCCGGatgattccttacattaggcacaccggattataaggcgcactgtcgagttttgagggggaaaaaggatttcaagtgcgccttaaaATCCTGAAAACACGGTACTTAAGTAAcgttttggataaattgtacttgtcagagtagttttaatgcaacatactttttacttttaccttAGTATATTTGagaagaagaaacgctacttttactcgaGTTTAACTCCGATCGTTACATTTATATCACAATTATTTATAATGATCGATTATTGCAAAGACGTATTCTTATGACAGTGACCCTGCTTCCGGCACGCATGTCacgtgactctgtttcaccaatccaacgtaagcagTAGTGACGTTTGATTCCATTGCACCAATCAAACAAGCACAAAGTACAGCTATAGGAAGCTGGAAAATGtcagtattttttaaaatatatgataaagtagaaaactacttgaaTAATAAGTGTCAGAATGTTCCCAAAGAAGGATTTTAATTACGTGACATTACAGCACACTCCGGCTGTTTGAGAGAACTGCTGAACAGAAACCTCCTAAACAGTTGCCTTAAATAGCGATCTTTTTATATGTCTCTGATTAACATAATAACCACAAGTGTCttgtaaacacattaaaacattaccaacaacaccaaAAAGCAGTGGAAAGTTGTACTTATCTGTTAGGTCCGTAGCTTGAAAGTTACTAACGCTCGCTTATTAGCATGTatattctcttcttcttcttcttaattTTATGAAAGATAAACAAGATTAAATGACCTTAACCGCCCCCTAGCGTACGAGAAGCACACTGCGTATGGCCAGCAGTCACATTAGAGATAAGAGCACGGAaactacaattttttattttttattgaacaacaaacatacatttataattcacacaaaagtcaaggcactttcaacatcacggaaagaaaacaaaagtaaatacagagagtaataataataaaaaataagaataaataaaataaaaaggctacctaaatcactttaaatcatacttgccaaccttgagacctccgaattcgggagattgtggAGGGTGGAGGGCGAGTGGTGGTGGgggggttaagaggggaggagtatatttatggctagaattcactgaaattaaagtatttcttatatactgtatgtatatatatatatatacatataaatatatatatatatatatatatatatatatatatatatatatatatatatatatatatatatatatatatatatatatatatatatatatatatatatatatatatatatatatatatatatatatatatatattagggatgtccgataatggctttttgccgatatccgatattgtccaaatcttaattaccgattccgatatcaaccgataccgatatatacagtcgtggaattaacacattattatgcctaatttggacaaccaggtatggtgaagataaggtcctttttaaaaaaattaataaaataagataaataaattaaaaacattttcttgaataaaaaataaagtaaaacaatatcaaaacagttacatagaaactagtaattaatgaaaatgagtaaaattaactgttaaaggttagtactattagtggaccagcagcacgcacaatcatgtgtgcttacggactgtatcccttgcagactgtattgatgtatattgatatataatgtaggaaccagaatattaataacagaaagaaacaacccttttgtgtgaatgagtgtaaatgggggagggaggttttttgggttggtgcactaattgtaagtgtatctagtgttttttatgttgatttaatttttttataaaattaaaaaatgataccgataataaaaaaaacgataccgataatttccgatattacattttaaagcatttatctggacatctctaatatatatacacactttatatatatatatatatatatatatatatatatatatatatatatatatatatatatatatatatatatatatatatgtatatatatatatatatatatatatatatatatatatatatatatatatatatatatatatatatatatatatatatacacacatataatacagcacacagtaatgaaaacacagttgttaactgtactgtacttgctgcttacttaaaaaaaagaaaaaacacttacctttcactatttgagtagcctttcttctgccatttgagtactggcaagTGATccctgaatccgggaacatatccttcacagatttgttgaaaaacatccgcaaatgagaacgggatgtttcttgcagctatcagcatagccatctttgtctcggcatatgttacaccctcgggtctccattttgcaaggtggcccataatactgggctgtgacccgTGCTGCGTTgctgccgccttgtgcttctctgaccgttcatgagtgactatatccgttcggccaccgtgttatgggttatagataaacctacggataacggagacatatataatagtctccttttcaggtgagagaggacgctaaaggcagtgcctttaaggcacgcccccaatattgttgtccggctggaaatcgggagaaaggttgtcccgggagattttcgggagaggcactgacatTCGTGAGTcacccggaaaatttgggagggttggcaagtatgctttaaatgtttttaacaaggataTCAATTTAATGGCTTTTGTagtcttaatcattctccaagattagattgataattgtaacccaTTAAGCTAATTAGAAAATATAGGCCTTACTTACCGTACGGAAACTACAACTTCCCATGTCgctgtgaaaatagaagaaactgaattatttgacaaatcgATTGGTATCAGTCTTTTTATTTCGTTAAAATGTTCAGTATCTCCTACCCCTGATGCATGAAATAAAGTACATGATTAAAACAAGTCAAAGCAAACACAACCTGCTCTTCACTGATCCTCCCTTTATGAGTCCTGATCCTCATCATTAACGTTCCTCAACAGCTTCATATTGTTGGATTATGTGGGATTTCCTGATCGCTCACTTTGTCAAATAAACAAACATCACTTCTTCCTCACTGACGGTTTTCAGGGTTCTTGttgtaaatttgtttttattttttttcacaacTTATCTATCTGCAAAAGGTGAGTCAACGTGTCATTAAACCCTATCAACCCTTACACTACAttggagatttttttttgtttttgctcctttttcgccatttttttttttatctcattctATTTGGAATATGTTTTCcaaaacagtttttttaatgTTAGATTGTAAAATTTGTAGGCCAATCAGATGTTGGGAATTCATTCAAacctaacttgtcctatgttagcatgcaaaccttttagctaatgttgcaggtgtacacctcaaaTAGTTTGTTCTTTTATGTATGCTaaccaggcacgtgcacacatagggccctatgggtgctcaagcccctgcccttttttgcctcgtcttaaaaagtgccctctgcctgtgtgttgttttttttgtttttttttcctttaaacaacattaataaattcctgtcagagatgtaaaaaaaaaacagcggtacaaaaactccacgttttcttgtaataccgggttgtttgagcctgccgctttcgccagagagagcgagagagggcgagtgagtgtgtaagtgagaggagagagagccaagttactgcgcccctgagacgtgacagtggagcaacttgaacctgtgagttatggtctagtcgccgtccacttattcagcatctaatatgggtaatatttcagaaaaacgctgtattattctataagtcaatgtgtcagcttctgtttttgccggacgccggagcacggcgcatcaatggagcacggcacatcaagtccgcacagagcagagctgatcgtgcgggacaggaagtagtgaacaaaatacaaaataaaacaccgggttaattttcaaaataaaatgtactgtgtttacggcggatcacatttttctcacagtagagttttagatataaagtttattgtgactttgctattactgtgggttaacaaaaataataataatgataataataacaataataataacaataatgataataataataattcttattattattattattaataataataataagttcagcattctggggatataagatgtaggttatc
It includes:
- the LOC133630172 gene encoding olfactomedin-like → MLTQQLQKNVFGELERAPHSMKDMMDSFTPRYFNMLLVLLMLSSTVDCQVQQVSGHMSNGSCACQVNTNMWLFPTVKYEATQQKVESCEDSLTALQKQVNLSHQRLPEIQSLMDNITARLEPYDYLNYRGLYANLHLRPLTEDLSKLENDINAMSIQMDNDQTKKLSKEVSKLRKDVDRMHMSDSNNMKTVREKLRKLKNSAVSCLSIPKDFRGTHRYCLNGLITNISQPVTTKISPYGKTFISGSWGQQTQQDSEGLNTAYWVQPLVHSHISGNTLRVYQSYEDFMASANHKDYVFAPHNVHVDAIEGPSAVLHGEALYYHCYQSADVCRYDLNSEKVARVELPGIKAGLTKKFPYCYYDCRASTDVDVEVDETGLWALYATVGSHGNIVASRLSWDDESATLNVTQTWETRLFKRAVTNAFMVCGVLYATRYLDDHREEVFYAFDTATGKEDNTLALTLDKIIDGVASLSFNPVNRRLYMYNNGYLLAYQAHF